The Nocardia sp. NBC_00508 nucleotide sequence GGGCTCGCAAGCGCTACCGGTGCGGATCGCCCGCGGTCGCGAACAGCCCTTCCAGCGCGGTGATGAAGAACGGGAAGTGGCTTGCGAAGCGCTGAAGGTTACGTTCGCGCTCGAAGCCGGCGAACCAGTAGAGGCCGGGTTGTGCGTCGGCCGACGGATCGACGTCGCGGAAGGCGCGGATCCAGTTGTCGGCGCGCCCGCCGATGACCGTGAACGGCAGGGCCCGGGAGAACACCGTCTCCTGGTCGATCGGCGGGATCTGTTCGCGCCGCGTCGCTTCCAGCCCGCGCTGCAGCGCACGGATCTGCCGGGCGAGCTCCAGCCCGCGAGCCGTCCGGGCCGGCAGGTACTTCGGCAGCAGCAAGGTCGCGACGCCACCGAGGGCGATGGCGACGCCGACCAGTGCGTGCCCGGAGGTGAGCGCGAGTGTGACGGTCGCGGCGATACCCGCGAGCATCAGCGCACCACCCAGCCACAACGCGAGGCCCGGGCGGCGGCGATCGAGCAAGTTGCCGCGAGCGACGGCGTCGGCGAGCAGAGCGGTGCGTACCGGACCGGCGGCGACGCGACCCGGCTCGCGCAGCTCGGCGAGCGTCACCGCGTCGGTGCCCGCGGGCAGTAGCGCGTGGTAGACGGCTTTCTCGTAGTCGCGCAGCTGGTCGTCGGGTGCGTTCACCCGGGTGATCCGCCAGTCACGGTCGCTGAGCGGAGCGAGCCGGAGGTAGCGGCGCACCGCGAGATCCACCACGGTGGCGGCGATGTCGACGGGATCGACATGCCCGTCCAGCAGCAGGCCCGCCTCGCCGGGCAACACGCCGTCGGGTGAAGTGAACTGCACGCGGTCGCCCTCGCGCAGCAGCGGATCGATCGTCTCCGAACCGCCGCCTGCGGCCGCGTCCTGCCGACGGGCGCGCAGCACGAACGCGGCCATGCCAGCCGAAGTGAGCACTAGAACGCCCAACGCGACGAGTACCGGAGCGGTGATCGCGAAGGGGCCCGCGTCGCCGCTGTCGCGCACGTCGGCGTTGCTCGGAACGGTGCCCGGCGGCAGTTGCAAGGTCAGATCGATCGCATCGCCCTTGTGCAGGTCGGTTTGCTCCAGGAAGAGCACTCCGTCCGCTTCCACCTTGACGTCGGCACATGGCCGGGTATTGCCGGGCGGTCCGAGTTTGCAGTCGACGATGCCCATTTCGAAGCTCGGGCTGATCAGCGTGGCGCTGATCGCGGCGATGTCGGCGTTGAGCACGCCGAGCCAGCGGAACACCTGGGTGCCCGGCGCGTCGCTGACGGTGTTGCGCACGGAGTACTCGAAGGTGGATTCGCCGGGCTTCGCCTCGATGGTGAACTGGTCGTTCGCCACCGTCGCGGTGCCGGCGCCTTCGGTGTCCACGTCGGTGACCTGGAAGACGCGCTCGGCGTCGTCGCTCACCTTCAGCCGCAGTGGAAGCGACATCCGGAACGAGCCGTCCGGCGGCACCGCCACCTGTTCGACCACCTCGAGCACGCCCTCGGGGTTCAGCTTCAGATCGGCGGTGATGGTCACACCGTTCGGTGCGGGTTCGGTGTGGGCGACCGGGGCCGTCGCGAGCATTCCCGCGGAGGCGAGAAGCAACACGCCTGCGGCGGCCCCCCGAAAAGTCAGCATGGCTGCTTACTCTAGACAGCTTGCTATTCTGCGTCAGCGGCTGTCGGCGACTGAGATGAGGGGATACGGGGGCGTGACACAACCACCACCGTACGGACACGGGCCCGTTCCGCATGGCGGGCGCCCGGTTCCGCCGCCGACCCGTTACGGTGGCCCCATCGGCCCGCGCCCGGGCTACGGCCCGCCTCCTGGCTACGGCGCTCCGCCCGGATACGGCCCGCCTCCCGGGTATGGACCCCCGCCCACCTTCGGTACGCCGCCGGGTTACCGGCCGCCGGTTCCGCCCCCGATGCCTTATGGCCCGCCTGGTCGTCCGCCCTATCCACCGCCGCGCAAACGCGGTGGTGGCGGCTGGGTGGTGCTGCTGGTGGTGGTCGTTTTCCTGGTCACGGCAGGACTGGTTCGCAATGCGATCTCCGTCGGCCGCGACGCCAGTGACGCGTCCGGCCCGCAGCCCACCTTGACCTTCGGCCCCGAGCCGGATGGCTCGTCCGGCCCCTCGGAGACCGGCAACAATCCGCTGTTGACCGACCCGAGCGCGACGCTGCTCGCGGCGCGATGCGACTACTCCCCATGGGGAACTCAGGTGGACGCCGCGCGCAAGTTCTTCGAAAGCGCCGCGTCGTGCTTGGAGGATGCGTGGAAACCGGTGCTGCGCAAGGCGAATCTGCCGTTTCAGCCGCCCGCGCTGAACATCAGCGCGACCACGTCCGGGATCACCACGCCGTGCACCGGCTCGACGAGCAATTTCGCCGCGTTCTACTGCCCGGCGAACAAGACCATCTACATGCCGATCAGCCAATTGCAGACCGACTACTTCAAGGACAACTGGGTGGTCTACCTGTCGGTTTTCGCACACGAGTACGGACATCACGTGCAGGCGATGTCCGGAATCCTGCGCAGGGCCAACAGTGAGCGGGCCGACGTGGGTCCGCGCAGCGCGAAGGGGCTGGAATTGTCACGCCGAGTCGAGTTGCAGGCCAACTGCTTCGACGGCATGTACCTCTCGTCCTCGTCGCGGGGCGGCGCCCTGACCGATCCCCAGCTCACCCTGGCCCGCAAGGATGCCTACGGCCGTGGCGACCAGGCAGGGGACATGCGCGACCACGGTTCGTCCGAGAACGGCGGGCAGTGGTTCGAGACGGGATTGGACAACAACCGTGCGGCTCAGTGCAATACGTTCACCGCGTCGGCGGGTTCGGTGAGCTGAGGCGATGAAGCACAAGTGGGCGTCGCGGCCGGACTACTGAGCCAGCCCCTTCGTCAGGGGCGCAGGACTGTTCTCGCGCAGCCGACCGATCCAGCCGGTGACCTCGTCGGGGGTCGGATCGCCGCCGATCAGATCGAGCACGGCGTGGCCGACACAGGCGGCGCTCATCACCCGGTCGGCGGTCGCCTCGGCCTCGCCCCAGGGCAGATAAGGCTTGGCGATCAGCAACGAAGCGATGCCGTGAGCGACCGCCCACATCTGGAGCACGACAGGCAGCGGGTCGCCCGCGACGATCGTGCCCTCGTCCATGCATTCGCGCACCGTCCCCGCGAAGAGTTGGAACGCGCCGCTGCTGAGCACCTGGTCGACCGCCCCTCGACTCGTCGTCGGCGCGGTGGCCAGCCGGTATTGCTCCGGATGTTGCAGAGCGAAGCGGATATAGGCCATGCCCTGGTCGCGCAGCCGGGTCATCGGAGAGGTACTCGGGTCGATCGCTGCGCGCAACGCGTCGGACAAATCCTCGAAGGCCTGGGCGACCACGGCCTCGATGAGCTCGTCCTTGTCCGCGAAGTGCCGATAGATGGACGGCGCGCTCACTCCGACCAGCTCGCTCACCGCCCGGATCGAGACGGCGTCGGCATGGCCGGTCCGGCTGAGCAGTTCGGCGGTGGCGCGCAGGATCTCCTCGCGCAGCTGAGCTCCCGAACCACGTGGCGATCGCGGACGTCGGCCGCCGATCATGCTCGCCCTGCGGTTTCCAGCGTGCGGGGCGGGGTGGCGTCCTCGCCTTCGGTCAGTCCGATCTTGGCGTGCAGCCGTGTCAACGGTTCGGGCGCCCACCAGTTCGCCTTGCCGAGCAGCCGCATGAGCGCGGGTGCGAGCAAGCCGCGGATGATCGTGGCGTCGACGAGCACGGTCAGCGTCAAGCCGAGGCCGAGCAACTGCATGAACGACACCTTGGAGGTCACCAGGGCGCCGAGCACGATCGCCATCAGCACGGCGGCCGCGGTGAAGATCCGGCCCGTGCGGGCCACGCCGACCGCGACCGCTCGGGTGTTGTCGTGCGTGGCCAGCCATTCCTCGCGCACCCGCGACAGCAGGAACACCTCGTAGTCCATCGACAGGCCGAAGGCCAGGCAGAACATCAGGATCGGCATGGTCGGCACCAGATAGCCGACCGGGGTGAAGCCGAGCAGCCCGGACAAGTGGCCCTCCTGGAACACCCACACCATCGCGCCGAACGCCGCGGCCAGCGAAAGCGTATTCAGCACAAGCGCTTTGATCGGCAGCACCACGCTTCCGGTGAACAGGAACAGCACGATGAACGTGGTCAGCGCGATCAGCGCCGCGGCGAGCGGCAGCCGGGCGGCCAGCGCCTGCAGCGAGTCGGCGTTGGCCGCCGCGGCGCCGCCGTAGAGCGCCGGGCCCGGCGCCTGGATCGCCCGGATCTCTTGTAGCTGCTGGTCGCCGGCGGGGGAGAAGGGGTCGAGTTTGGTCGCGATGCTCAGATATGTCCCGGTTTCGTTGGCCATGCCGGGTGGCGGCGGGGCGAAACGCGCCCCGGACACGTAGATCCCGGCGCTGGACAGCACCGCCGGGACGCCCTTTACTCGGGACAGTTCGGCGGCGTAAGTGCCGATGGCCGCGGTATCGCCGCGGTAGCCGTCCAGCACGATCGTGGTACTGGCGACCGGGTCGGCCTGCGGGAACTCGGTGCGCATCGCGTCGCCGACCTGACGACTGGTGGCGCTGGTCGGTAGCACCCGATCGTCGGGATAGCCGAACTTCACCGAGAGGAACGGGGAGCCGAGCGCGAGTAGCACCGCGATAATGACGATCGCGACCGGTGCCGCGTGCCGCATCACCCACCGGACCATTCGGTACCAGCCGGTGTCCTCCGGGGCCTGCGGGCCGGCGGCGGGCGCGCCGCGACGGAACAGGCGCCGCAGCGGAACCCGCAGATCGAGGGCATTCACTCGGGTGCCGAGCAACACGAGCGCGGCGGGCAGGGTCACGATCGAGGCAGCCGCCGCCGCGACGACGACCGCGACGCCCGCGTACGCGAACGACTTCAGGAAGTACAGGTCGAACACGCTCAGCACGGCCATCGAGAGAGCCACGGTCAGCGCGGAGAACAACACGGTCCGTCCCGCGGTCTGCACCGACCGGATGGTCGCCGCGGTGGGGTCGAGGCCGTTGCCGATCTCTTCCCGGAAACGGCTGACGATGAACAGGCTGTAGTCGATGGCGAGTGCGAGGCCCATCGCCGTCGTCATGTTCAGTGCATAGATCGAGACGTCGGTGAACAGCGTGAACAGCCGCAGGATCGCCAGCGTGGCCAGGATGGCGAACACGCCGATGGCCAGCGGCAGAGCGGCGGCGACCAGGCTGCCGAACACCAGGATCAGCACGAACATCGACAGCGGCACCGCGACCGCCTCGGCCAGCGCGAGATCTCGGGTGGTCTGCTCGGTCACGTCGCGGTAGATCGCCGCGATGCCGCCCTGGCGGACCGTGACGCCGTCGGAGGCTCCGGCGAACTGTTCCTCCAACTCGCCCGCGATCTGCTGAACCTGGGTTTCGTCGCCCTCGAGGTAGGCGACGACCAGGGCACTCTTGCCGTCGGTACTGCGCAACGCGCTCGCCAAGGGCGGCGGTGCGGTCCAGTAGGACTGGACGCCCTGCACATCGGAGCGTGATTTCAGCGCGTCCGCCAGTCCGGCGCCGGTCGCCTTGGTGGCCGGATCGTCGGCGCCCGCCTCCGAGCTGACCAGCAGGACGAAGTTGGGCGCCGCTCCGTCGAAGTTGTCGGCGATGAGTTCATCCACCCGGGCGGATTCGGCGTCGTCGGAGATGAAGCCGCCGGACTTCAAATGTGTGGCCGCGGTCGCGCCGAAAACGCCGAACAGCACGGCGACGGCGAAGGACATTGCGAGCACAACGCGGGGTGCTCGGGTTGCGAATCGGGCTATCCGGGTCAGCATCGCGGCTCCGCTCGATAGGTAACGGCGTTAGAGTAACGCTGTTAACCCACCGTGTCGAGCCCGCTCGACGAGCCCGAGATCAGCCGCGGGACTTGCGGATCGCTCGCAGCCCTCTGCGGCCGGGGATGGGTAGATCGTCGCGCATTTCCACCCACTCCGCGGTGGTCAACCAGAGTTGCTGGACGCGTGCGTCGGCGGTGTTGTGGAAGATCCGGCGGCCGCGGTCGTCGCGCAATTCCTGTGCGACCACCGACCAGCGCGGCGGGCGGCCATGCTCGTCCAGATAGTCGGCGAGGTAGGTCGCGATGGCGGTGCCGATGGTGTTCACCGGCCGCAGCGATACCCGATTGCCGTACTGGGCGGCGTAGAAGCGCCGTGCGGCGCACAACGATCGTGGGTTCGCATTGGAGGCGATCCAGCCGGCTCGCTGCGCACGCTCGATCAGCCAGAGATGCTTGACCGCCGAGGGTGCGATATTGCCGACGCGGGTGCGGATCAGCGTCATGATCTGCTCGCTGCACAGCACGTCACGGCGGGTGGGTCCGTATCCGTACGTGGTCCAGTGCGCGTCGGCGAGTTTGGCGAGCACCCGGCCGAAGTCGTCGATGCTGCGTTGCGCGCGGCGGCCGAGACGTTCGATGCGCTCGGCCTCGCGGCGCATCTCGTTCTGCGCCGTCAAGGTGCGGATCGCGGCCATCGTCGGCACCTGGCCGCGTTCGAGCAGTTCGAGGATGGCGGCGGAGGTGGCCGGGTCGGCCGCCGCGGTCACCGGCAGCGAGTCGCGCTTGATCGCGAAATCCTGCGGGCTGATCGCGCGGCTCAACAGAGTCACGGCAGAGTGATCGCCGGCGAAATCGGTACTGGACAGCCAGGCGGCGGCGATGTCGTCACACGACGGCACGGTGGAAGTTCCTCCGGTGGAAGTGTGGGAATTGGCGCTGGTCACCCCGTGGGCCGAGCTTGGTTCGGTTGTGCCCCGGTCGGGATGAGGGACCGGCCGGGGCCACCAACCTGATGAAGGTTTGGCTACCGAAGTTGCCGACAGCCACGTTAGCCAGCGGATTGCGTTGTGTCACTCATGGTGACGGTTTCGTTATCTCCGAAAAGTCGGCGTCAACCGGGGTATGCGTCCACATTTTTCCCGTTATTAGGAGTGATTCGGCGTCCGAGTTCCGAATTCGCCCGGAGGGCATGTGTGATTGCTAGATCATTGCCATCTCGGACGTCGGGGTTGGCGGCCGAAGAAGGCGATCGGCATGTTGTGACTTGGATCACATTTCAGCCCAGAGTCCGCCGCGCCGGGCGGGCATGTTGTTTGTCGGTCGCCGCCGGTAACCTCTGGCCGTGGCTCTGTACCGGAAGTACCGACCGGCAACGTTCGCTGAGGTGGTGGGTCAGGAGCACGTCACCGACCCGCTGAGTATCGCGCTCGACACCGGGCGGATCAGTCATGCCTACCTGTTCTCCGGTCCACGCGGCTGCGGCAAGACCTCCTCGGCGCGCATTCTCGCCAGATCGCTGAACTGCGTCCAGGGCCCCACCTCTACGCCGTGTGGCGTCTGCCCGTCCTGTGTGGCGCTCGGCCCGGGCGGTCCGGGCAACCTGGACGTGATCGAACTCGACGCCGCGAGCCACGGCGGTGTCGACGACACCCGTGAACTGCGTGATCGCGCCTTCTACGCGCCCGCCGAGTCCAGGTACCGGGTGTTCATCATCGACGAGGCGCACATGGTGACCACCGCGGGTTTCAACGCGCTGCTGAAGATCGTCGAGGAGCCGCCGGCCCATCTGATCTTCATCTTCGCGACCACCGAGCCGGACAAGGTGCTGCCAACCATCCGCTCGCGCACGCACCACTATCCGTTCCGCCTGCTGCCGCCCGCCACCATGCGCGGCCTGCTCGGCCGGATCTGCGAGCAGGAGCACGTGCCGGTCGACGAAGCGGTGTACCCCCTGGTGATTCGCGCGGGTGGCGGTTCTCCGCGCGACAGCCTGAGCG carries:
- a CDS encoding TetR/AcrR family transcriptional regulator; this encodes MIGGRRPRSPRGSGAQLREEILRATAELLSRTGHADAVSIRAVSELVGVSAPSIYRHFADKDELIEAVVAQAFEDLSDALRAAIDPSTSPMTRLRDQGMAYIRFALQHPEQYRLATAPTTSRGAVDQVLSSGAFQLFAGTVRECMDEGTIVAGDPLPVVLQMWAVAHGIASLLIAKPYLPWGEAEATADRVMSAACVGHAVLDLIGGDPTPDEVTGWIGRLRENSPAPLTKGLAQ
- a CDS encoding DUF2207 family protein, encoding MLTFRGAAAGVLLLASAGMLATAPVAHTEPAPNGVTITADLKLNPEGVLEVVEQVAVPPDGSFRMSLPLRLKVSDDAERVFQVTDVDTEGAGTATVANDQFTIEAKPGESTFEYSVRNTVSDAPGTQVFRWLGVLNADIAAISATLISPSFEMGIVDCKLGPPGNTRPCADVKVEADGVLFLEQTDLHKGDAIDLTLQLPPGTVPSNADVRDSGDAGPFAITAPVLVALGVLVLTSAGMAAFVLRARRQDAAAGGGSETIDPLLREGDRVQFTSPDGVLPGEAGLLLDGHVDPVDIAATVVDLAVRRYLRLAPLSDRDWRITRVNAPDDQLRDYEKAVYHALLPAGTDAVTLAELREPGRVAAGPVRTALLADAVARGNLLDRRRPGLALWLGGALMLAGIAATVTLALTSGHALVGVAIALGGVATLLLPKYLPARTARGLELARQIRALQRGLEATRREQIPPIDQETVFSRALPFTVIGGRADNWIRAFRDVDPSADAQPGLYWFAGFERERNLQRFASHFPFFITALEGLFATAGDPHR
- a CDS encoding MMPL family transporter, coding for MSFAVAVLFGVFGATAATHLKSGGFISDDAESARVDELIADNFDGAAPNFVLLVSSEAGADDPATKATGAGLADALKSRSDVQGVQSYWTAPPPLASALRSTDGKSALVVAYLEGDETQVQQIAGELEEQFAGASDGVTVRQGGIAAIYRDVTEQTTRDLALAEAVAVPLSMFVLILVFGSLVAAALPLAIGVFAILATLAILRLFTLFTDVSIYALNMTTAMGLALAIDYSLFIVSRFREEIGNGLDPTAATIRSVQTAGRTVLFSALTVALSMAVLSVFDLYFLKSFAYAGVAVVVAAAAASIVTLPAALVLLGTRVNALDLRVPLRRLFRRGAPAAGPQAPEDTGWYRMVRWVMRHAAPVAIVIIAVLLALGSPFLSVKFGYPDDRVLPTSATSRQVGDAMRTEFPQADPVASTTIVLDGYRGDTAAIGTYAAELSRVKGVPAVLSSAGIYVSGARFAPPPPGMANETGTYLSIATKLDPFSPAGDQQLQEIRAIQAPGPALYGGAAAANADSLQALAARLPLAAALIALTTFIVLFLFTGSVVLPIKALVLNTLSLAAAFGAMVWVFQEGHLSGLLGFTPVGYLVPTMPILMFCLAFGLSMDYEVFLLSRVREEWLATHDNTRAVAVGVARTGRIFTAAAVLMAIVLGALVTSKVSFMQLLGLGLTLTVLVDATIIRGLLAPALMRLLGKANWWAPEPLTRLHAKIGLTEGEDATPPRTLETAGRA
- a CDS encoding neutral zinc metallopeptidase yields the protein MPYGPPGRPPYPPPRKRGGGGWVVLLVVVVFLVTAGLVRNAISVGRDASDASGPQPTLTFGPEPDGSSGPSETGNNPLLTDPSATLLAARCDYSPWGTQVDAARKFFESAASCLEDAWKPVLRKANLPFQPPALNISATTSGITTPCTGSTSNFAAFYCPANKTIYMPISQLQTDYFKDNWVVYLSVFAHEYGHHVQAMSGILRRANSERADVGPRSAKGLELSRRVELQANCFDGMYLSSSSRGGALTDPQLTLARKDAYGRGDQAGDMRDHGSSENGGQWFETGLDNNRAAQCNTFTASAGSVS